The following coding sequences lie in one Caproicibacterium argilliputei genomic window:
- a CDS encoding YihY/virulence factor BrkB family protein — translation MKENLTLPYTEQPIFIRLLSRYMLHDIGRSAAALAYYFLFSMFPALILVTMLLTWLKLPPLFMEMLKGIVPQDILDITATYMEHINQVNSGTKNFSLFLGSILLLFYFTMRAMNCVIRTIRTAYGYKSTKSPLRQQLNLFAATFLMMIGILVSLILINVGRRVLHFLSPVLHLTSTSIDIWNLFRFVILAVILFSVLFLIYYLVPGRVHTPKRVLPGTFLAMFSWLAFSVIYAFYVENINNYSLLYGTLGAVIVLLLWLYFSGFVLILGAEVNGIYLEMRSEMRMKKVTVPQWKYLWLCGWDLRHPPQKPHSKNHLNKK, via the coding sequence GCTCGGCGGCGGCGCTGGCTTACTATTTCCTTTTCTCCATGTTTCCGGCACTGATTCTGGTGACCATGCTGCTCACCTGGCTAAAGCTGCCGCCGCTGTTTATGGAAATGCTGAAAGGCATCGTGCCACAGGACATTCTGGACATTACAGCCACCTATATGGAGCACATCAATCAAGTCAACAGCGGCACCAAAAACTTTTCGCTGTTTCTCGGCAGCATCCTGCTGCTGTTTTACTTTACCATGCGTGCCATGAACTGTGTAATCCGCACTATCCGTACCGCTTACGGCTACAAATCCACGAAATCGCCCCTGCGGCAGCAGTTGAATCTGTTTGCGGCAACGTTCCTGATGATGATCGGTATTCTGGTTTCCCTCATTTTGATTAACGTCGGGCGGCGGGTACTGCACTTTTTGTCCCCTGTTCTGCACCTGACCTCCACCTCCATTGACATCTGGAACCTGTTCCGCTTTGTCATTCTGGCAGTCATCCTTTTTTCCGTTTTGTTTTTGATTTATTACCTGGTGCCCGGCCGTGTGCACACCCCTAAGCGGGTGCTGCCCGGCACCTTTCTGGCCATGTTTTCATGGTTGGCATTTTCCGTAATTTACGCGTTTTATGTAGAAAATATCAACAATTACTCCCTGCTGTACGGCACGCTCGGTGCGGTCATTGTGCTGTTGCTGTGGCTGTACTTCAGTGGATTTGTGCTGATTCTCGGTGCGGAAGTGAACGGCATTTACCTGGAAATGCGCTCGGAAATGCGTATGAAAAAAGTCACCGTACCCCAGTGGAAATACCTGTGGCTGTGCGGATGGGATTTGCGGCATCCCCCGCAGAAACCGCACTCCAAAAATCATCTCAACAAAAAATAG
- a CDS encoding cupin domain-containing protein, with the protein MMDNRQCPCSGSRQRNPIVHLTDHGPEPYALNLAKATRDNRMFRTALWTGKHLQLTVMNINPGQEIGLEMHPDTDQMLYVEDGHGMVRMGKEKDNLDFRTNVFVDDAFLVPAGYWHNVINSGVRPLKLFSVYAPPEHPRGTVHATKEDAEEQH; encoded by the coding sequence ATGATGGATAACCGGCAGTGCCCCTGCTCCGGCAGTCGGCAGAGAAATCCGATTGTACACCTGACGGATCACGGACCGGAGCCGTATGCGCTCAATCTGGCCAAAGCAACACGGGATAATCGGATGTTTCGAACAGCCCTGTGGACCGGAAAGCACCTGCAGCTTACGGTCATGAACATTAACCCCGGGCAGGAAATCGGGCTGGAAATGCACCCCGACACGGACCAGATGCTGTATGTGGAGGACGGCCACGGCATGGTTCGTATGGGGAAAGAAAAAGACAATCTTGATTTTCGCACGAATGTTTTTGTGGACGATGCATTCTTGGTGCCGGCGGGTTATTGGCACAATGTGATAAACTCCGGTGTGCGTCCGCTCAAGCTTTTCTCCGTCTATGCACCGCCAGAACACCCTCGCGGAACTGTTCATGCCACCAAAGAGGACGCAGAGGAGCAGCACTGA
- a CDS encoding YjfB family protein, with product MDVSSIAAMSTSMHLAQTQQTASVSVAKKAMNLQETQSAALIQTMQASNHQLDVLA from the coding sequence ATGGACGTTTCTTCTATTGCCGCCATGAGCACCAGTATGCATCTGGCACAAACCCAGCAGACCGCCAGCGTTTCTGTTGCAAAAAAGGCGATGAACCTGCAGGAAACACAAAGTGCCGCACTGATTCAGACCATGCAGGCTTCCAACCATCAACTGGACGTTTTAGCGTAA
- a CDS encoding AraC family transcriptional regulator, whose translation MKQLFGEFTDRQEMIRPDFEYFHSVNHEPVEVPYHSHDFYEVLFFLSGNVTYLVEGRQYRPQSGDVLLTNNRELHRPQVWKGQVYERVVLWLQPAYVRSLGGSDDLSLCFEVSARRRLNLLRPVPEVRDALHTLCRKLEQVYVSDAYGSAALRRAYCAQLLVLLNRACFAAPLDLGKTVEQDAKMDAVVQYINRHLREELSLDSLSARFYLSKYHLTRQFKKYTGFSVHQYIVRKRLIAARLALQAGAAPGEAYLQSGFADYTNFARAFHAQYGISPREMQQTAKNRPEGRPVYAKTSS comes from the coding sequence GTGAAACAACTGTTTGGGGAATTTACGGACAGACAGGAAATGATCCGTCCGGATTTTGAGTATTTTCATTCTGTCAACCACGAGCCGGTCGAGGTGCCTTATCACAGCCACGATTTTTATGAAGTGCTGTTTTTCCTTTCTGGTAATGTCACATATCTGGTCGAGGGGCGGCAGTACCGCCCCCAGTCGGGGGATGTTCTGCTGACCAATAACCGGGAGCTGCACCGCCCACAGGTGTGGAAGGGGCAGGTTTATGAGCGGGTTGTGCTGTGGCTGCAGCCGGCGTATGTCCGTTCCCTCGGCGGCAGTGACGATTTGTCACTGTGCTTTGAGGTTTCTGCCCGCCGCCGCCTGAACCTGCTGCGGCCGGTGCCGGAGGTGCGGGATGCACTGCACACCCTTTGCCGGAAACTGGAGCAGGTGTATGTCAGCGATGCTTACGGCAGCGCGGCACTGCGGCGCGCTTACTGTGCGCAGCTTTTAGTCTTGCTCAACCGCGCTTGCTTTGCGGCGCCGCTTGATTTGGGAAAAACGGTGGAGCAGGATGCAAAAATGGACGCGGTTGTGCAGTATATCAACCGGCATTTGCGCGAGGAACTTTCTCTGGATTCGTTGTCCGCCCGTTTTTATTTGAGTAAATATCATTTAACGAGGCAATTTAAAAAATACACCGGCTTTTCCGTCCATCAGTACATTGTGCGCAAGCGGCTGATTGCCGCTCGGCTGGCGCTGCAGGCGGGCGCCGCTCCGGGCGAGGCTTACCTGCAGAGTGGTTTTGCCGACTACACCAACTTTGCGCGCGCGTTTCATGCGCAGTACGGCATTTCTCCGCGCGAAATGCAGCAGACAGCAAAAAACCGCCCCGAAGGGCGGCCCGTTTACGCTAAAACGTCCAGTTGA
- the uxaC gene encoding glucuronate isomerase has translation MKPLIQDDFMLHSGTASLLYHRFAEKAPIFDYHCHLSPAEILENKTYRNLTEVWLSGDHYKWRLMRAAGVPEAYITGNADPYDKFLQFSKTVPRCAGNPMYHWTQLELKRYFGIDDLLNPENAPRIWERSGEQLQSPACSARELIRRSGVAALCTTDDPVDDLHCHKALAADKSFGVRVLPSFRPETALHPENQNFTVWVQQLSQVTGQSITTLRELEDALEKRAVFFRQAGCLSADQSLASPDFRCGTRAEAEAAFQKRMEGKSLTDAETNAYQVQLLLALGRIYHRLGLVMQLHFGVIRSCSSRMLAQCGADTGFDAVGDGISAASLAALLDALDRTGELPKTVVYSLNANDNDKLASVLGCFQENVFPQKMQLGAAWWFNDHRDGMEAQMRALANTGLLSGFIGMLTDSRSFLSYTRHEYFRRILCNLLGEWTERGELPTDYDLLGGMVEDICFHNAETYFDLPKMQE, from the coding sequence ATGAAACCACTCATTCAAGACGACTTCATGCTGCACAGTGGCACCGCCTCGCTGCTGTACCACCGCTTCGCGGAAAAAGCGCCGATTTTTGACTATCACTGCCACCTGAGTCCGGCAGAAATTCTCGAAAACAAAACCTACCGCAATCTAACAGAAGTTTGGCTTTCCGGCGACCACTACAAATGGCGCCTGATGCGCGCTGCCGGTGTACCGGAAGCGTACATCACCGGAAACGCCGACCCTTACGACAAATTCCTGCAATTTTCCAAGACGGTTCCCCGCTGTGCCGGCAACCCGATGTATCACTGGACACAGTTGGAGCTCAAACGCTACTTCGGCATTGACGACCTGCTCAACCCGGAAAACGCGCCGCGCATTTGGGAGCGCAGCGGAGAGCAGCTGCAAAGCCCGGCGTGTTCGGCTCGAGAGTTAATCCGCCGCAGCGGCGTCGCCGCGCTTTGCACCACCGATGACCCCGTGGACGACCTGCACTGCCATAAGGCACTGGCCGCCGACAAAAGCTTCGGCGTGCGGGTGCTGCCCTCCTTCCGACCAGAAACAGCGCTGCATCCCGAAAATCAGAACTTTACAGTCTGGGTGCAGCAGCTTTCGCAGGTGACCGGTCAATCCATTACCACGCTGCGTGAGCTGGAAGACGCTTTGGAAAAACGCGCGGTCTTTTTCCGGCAGGCAGGCTGCCTTTCTGCCGACCAGAGTCTGGCATCGCCGGACTTCCGCTGCGGAACACGCGCGGAAGCGGAGGCTGCGTTCCAGAAACGCATGGAGGGAAAATCCCTGACCGATGCTGAAACAAACGCTTACCAAGTACAGCTGCTGCTGGCACTGGGACGCATATACCACAGGCTGGGGCTTGTCATGCAGCTGCACTTCGGCGTCATCCGCAGCTGCAGCAGCCGGATGCTGGCACAGTGCGGTGCCGACACTGGTTTTGACGCCGTGGGAGATGGCATCTCCGCCGCTTCTCTCGCCGCTCTGCTGGATGCGCTGGACCGTACCGGTGAACTGCCCAAAACCGTTGTTTACTCTCTCAATGCCAACGACAACGACAAACTTGCCAGCGTGCTCGGCTGCTTCCAAGAAAACGTTTTCCCGCAGAAAATGCAGTTGGGCGCGGCATGGTGGTTTAACGACCACCGGGACGGCATGGAAGCGCAGATGCGGGCACTGGCAAACACTGGCCTGCTTTCCGGCTTCATCGGTATGCTGACCGATTCCCGCAGCTTCCTGTCCTACACGCGGCACGAGTACTTCCGTCGTATTCTGTGCAACCTGCTCGGTGAGTGGACAGAGCGCGGCGAACTGCCCACGGATTACGACCTGCTGGGCGGCATGGTGGAGGATATCTGCTTTCATAATGCCGAAACCTATTTTGATCTGCCGAAAATGCAGGAATAG
- a CDS encoding bifunctional 4-hydroxy-2-oxoglutarate aldolase/2-dehydro-3-deoxy-phosphogluconate aldolase, which produces MNEILKKIGAVTIVPVIKVRDIENAVPLAQALCRGGLPAAEITFRAAGAQEAIRRIRSAVPEMLVGAGTVLTTEQADRAIDAGAQFLVSPGLNPKVTRHVLEHGVTMLPGCATPAECECAMELGLDTVKFFPAEAAGGLPMIKAMSAPYGNLHFMPTGGIKPENLDSYLAFDKVLACGGTWMVKESLIEAHQFDRIEQLTREAVQTMLGLRVQHVGINCKNSGEASALGDALRALSLSKEEKLVSYFSGSLFELMKTPGRGTNGHVALGVSHLQRAVDYLQLRGVSFDDSSRQYAEDGSLRLIYLQEEFGGFALHLSQN; this is translated from the coding sequence ATGAATGAAATTTTGAAAAAAATCGGTGCAGTCACCATTGTGCCCGTCATAAAAGTCCGTGACATAGAAAACGCGGTGCCGCTGGCGCAGGCTCTCTGCCGCGGAGGTCTGCCCGCTGCGGAAATCACGTTTCGTGCCGCCGGTGCACAGGAAGCCATCCGCCGGATTCGCAGTGCCGTTCCGGAAATGCTGGTCGGCGCCGGCACCGTGCTGACCACCGAGCAGGCAGACCGCGCCATTGACGCAGGTGCGCAGTTTCTGGTCAGCCCGGGGCTGAACCCCAAAGTGACCCGCCATGTGCTGGAACACGGCGTAACCATGCTGCCCGGCTGCGCAACCCCTGCAGAGTGTGAGTGCGCTATGGAACTGGGGCTGGACACTGTGAAGTTTTTCCCCGCGGAAGCGGCAGGCGGTCTGCCCATGATTAAAGCCATGAGCGCGCCTTACGGCAACCTGCATTTCATGCCGACCGGCGGCATCAAGCCGGAAAATCTGGACAGCTACCTTGCTTTTGATAAAGTGCTCGCCTGCGGCGGTACCTGGATGGTAAAAGAGTCGCTGATTGAAGCCCATCAGTTTGACCGCATCGAACAGCTGACGCGTGAAGCCGTGCAGACCATGCTGGGGCTGCGCGTCCAGCACGTGGGCATTAACTGCAAAAACAGCGGCGAAGCATCTGCGCTGGGCGACGCGCTGCGCGCACTTTCACTTTCAAAAGAAGAAAAGCTGGTTTCTTACTTCAGCGGCAGTTTGTTTGAACTGATGAAAACCCCCGGACGCGGCACAAACGGACACGTGGCACTGGGTGTCAGCCACTTGCAGCGTGCGGTGGATTACCTGCAGCTGCGCGGCGTTTCCTTTGATGACAGCAGCCGGCAGTACGCCGAAGACGGCAGCTTGCGGCTGATTTACCTGCAAGAGGAATTCGGCGGTTTTGCGTTGCATCTGTCTCAAAACTAA
- a CDS encoding putative bifunctional diguanylate cyclase/phosphodiesterase, with the protein MEKRLPDMLDILTYVRDAQTYELLYWNSAARCFARADHIGTGENRKCYKALYGRSEPCTCCTADTAPCFTQQYTDAASSRRYLMRGHSAQTGGRRVEVVTGTDITGLPLCSANSGSACALAERDTVTGLYSQTAFCQRADQLRAAFPQAQYVYIRTDLNKFRIFNDAFGIQEGDRLLAGIARMLRQQIGPHDCCGHMFADVFCLMVDFDTDEAVIAFLDRIGSIHPLRHTSLLASTGIYRPAASGEPSAVCLEKAGFAHKFAKVGALPHYRFYDEQVRQQQRCESMMEFQMEDALQSGQFVVYLQPKYDLLTQNVVGAEALVRWNHPTLGLIPPDRFIPLFERNGFILKLDAYIWQETCRLQRLWLDHGLAAVPISVNVSRLHLCSPQFCSTVLSLTSRYRLSPKMLELELTESLFVQDINRLTGVLQTLRSDGFAINMDDFGSGYSSLNFLDGLEVDVLKLDCGFLKGGVAPQRSRTILRHMIAMARELGLRIVTEGVETPEQAQLLLEYGCDIIQGFYVSRPIPAEQFAQQYLQPKSA; encoded by the coding sequence ATGGAAAAGCGCCTGCCGGATATGCTGGATATCCTGACCTACGTTCGTGACGCACAGACTTATGAACTGCTTTACTGGAACTCTGCCGCGCGCTGCTTTGCCCGCGCGGATCATATCGGCACCGGCGAGAACCGCAAGTGCTACAAGGCGCTTTACGGTCGCAGCGAACCCTGCACCTGCTGTACTGCAGACACAGCTCCCTGCTTTACACAGCAGTACACAGACGCCGCTTCCAGCCGCCGGTACCTCATGCGCGGACATAGCGCGCAAACCGGCGGCCGCAGAGTCGAGGTGGTGACCGGAACCGACATCACCGGACTGCCGCTGTGCTCGGCGAATAGCGGCAGCGCGTGTGCCCTTGCCGAACGTGACACGGTCACCGGGCTGTACAGCCAAACGGCGTTCTGCCAACGCGCAGATCAGCTGCGTGCGGCTTTTCCGCAAGCACAGTATGTTTATATCCGCACGGATCTGAATAAGTTTCGCATTTTTAACGATGCATTCGGCATACAGGAAGGTGACCGGCTACTGGCAGGCATCGCGCGAATGCTGCGGCAGCAAATCGGCCCGCACGACTGCTGCGGCCATATGTTTGCCGATGTTTTCTGCTTGATGGTCGATTTTGATACGGATGAAGCCGTAATTGCCTTTCTGGATCGTATCGGCAGTATACATCCGCTGCGGCACACCTCTCTGCTGGCCTCCACCGGCATTTACCGCCCCGCCGCAAGTGGGGAACCTTCCGCTGTGTGCTTGGAGAAAGCGGGATTTGCACATAAATTTGCAAAAGTCGGTGCTTTGCCGCACTACCGGTTTTATGATGAACAGGTTCGTCAGCAGCAGCGCTGCGAAAGCATGATGGAATTTCAGATGGAAGATGCCCTGCAGTCCGGGCAGTTCGTGGTCTACCTGCAGCCGAAGTACGACCTGCTGACGCAAAACGTCGTCGGCGCGGAAGCACTGGTGCGCTGGAACCATCCCACGCTCGGTTTAATCCCTCCTGACCGGTTTATTCCGCTGTTTGAACGCAACGGCTTCATTCTGAAACTGGATGCCTACATCTGGCAGGAAACTTGCCGCCTGCAGCGCCTCTGGCTGGATCATGGGCTTGCAGCTGTGCCGATTTCCGTCAATGTGTCACGCCTGCACCTGTGCAGCCCGCAGTTCTGCTCCACAGTGCTAAGCCTGACAAGCCGCTACCGGCTCTCCCCCAAAATGCTGGAGCTGGAGCTGACGGAAAGTCTGTTTGTACAGGACATTAACCGGCTGACCGGCGTTTTGCAGACACTGCGCAGCGATGGCTTTGCCATTAACATGGATGACTTCGGTTCCGGCTACTCCTCCCTGAACTTTCTGGACGGCTTAGAAGTGGACGTGCTAAAGTTGGACTGCGGTTTTTTGAAAGGCGGTGTGGCACCACAGCGCAGCCGCACTATTCTGCGGCACATGATTGCCATGGCACGCGAACTTGGTTTGCGCATTGTCACGGAAGGGGTCGAAACACCGGAGCAGGCACAGCTGCTGCTGGAATACGGTTGTGACATCATTCAGGGATTCTACGTCAGCCGTCCCATTCCTGCCGAACAGTTTGCCCAACAGTACTTGCAGCCAAAAAGTGCATAA
- a CDS encoding two-component system response regulator → MISNKRLILIVDDNQVNRQILCKILSDEYDIVQAANGQEGLQILRQKPEAISAILLDLVMPVMSGYTFLDIQQADKRLAAVPVIVETQREDSKFEIDALARGASDFLTKPYNPALIKQQIANIIKLHETAAFANSIEHDALTRLYNKEAFYMHAAELLSQNKQTAYDLLCMDIENFKLVNDVFGETEGDRLLCFLAKVLQSCISDGYVCRHGGDIFAAILPRQSCYSTLLSRIQNELAESSMQYMHVQLKFGVYPIEDTDITVRAMFDRAKIACKSITRKYDAQIAFYNKAIGNRLNEEQQIAAEMRSALQNGEFVVYYQPQYDLKTGTLIGAESLVRWQHPTRGFLPPDTFIPLFEQNGFITQLDIFVWKTVCRQMREWIDQGHRYVPVSINISRVDIYNPHLPEIIMDILNQQKLAPECIHLEITETAYTDNPKQLIATVEKLKAYGLHIDMDDFGSGYSSLNMLSEVPVDTLKLDMRFLQNTQKSSRGGNILFFIMNLAKWLEVSVIAEGIETEAQMLYLGSLGCDYGQGYYFAKPMPYADFQNLLCSQLDRNQCVSVKPTYLGGSNCLISQKEIWKMDSIFNRIFHSFIGPLALFEYQTDKLLLIRANDAFCSTCSFVRNYIGESLTTMFCVDDPARFQTRLEHCVRTGEPLTETFYSIPRKEYTVPMRMQVICRNTQKTLVLASAQFLSSSLELGSSTTA, encoded by the coding sequence ATGATTTCAAACAAGCGTCTCATTCTAATTGTAGACGACAATCAGGTGAACCGCCAGATTCTCTGCAAAATCCTTTCAGACGAATACGACATTGTACAAGCCGCTAACGGACAGGAAGGTCTGCAGATCCTGCGCCAGAAGCCCGAAGCGATTTCCGCAATCCTGCTGGACTTGGTAATGCCAGTCATGAGTGGATACACCTTTTTGGACATTCAGCAGGCAGACAAAAGGCTGGCGGCCGTTCCAGTCATTGTGGAAACCCAGCGGGAGGATTCAAAATTTGAAATTGACGCTCTGGCGCGCGGCGCGTCAGACTTTTTGACAAAACCGTATAATCCTGCGCTGATTAAACAGCAGATTGCCAACATCATCAAGCTGCATGAAACCGCTGCCTTTGCCAACAGCATCGAACATGATGCACTGACCCGCCTGTATAACAAAGAAGCATTCTATATGCACGCTGCAGAACTGCTCAGCCAAAATAAACAGACAGCGTATGACTTGCTCTGCATGGATATTGAAAATTTCAAACTCGTCAACGATGTATTCGGAGAAACCGAAGGCGACCGTCTGCTCTGCTTCCTTGCCAAGGTTTTGCAAAGCTGTATTTCAGACGGCTACGTCTGCCGGCATGGCGGTGACATCTTTGCCGCCATTCTGCCGCGCCAATCCTGCTACTCCACCCTGCTCTCGCGCATTCAGAACGAACTGGCGGAAAGCTCCATGCAGTATATGCACGTACAGCTAAAATTCGGCGTGTACCCAATTGAAGACACTGACATCACCGTGCGTGCCATGTTTGACCGCGCCAAAATTGCCTGCAAATCCATCACTCGCAAGTATGATGCGCAGATTGCCTTTTACAACAAAGCCATCGGCAACCGTTTAAATGAAGAGCAGCAGATTGCCGCAGAGATGCGCAGTGCACTGCAGAACGGGGAATTTGTAGTTTATTATCAGCCGCAATACGACCTAAAAACCGGCACTCTCATTGGTGCGGAGTCCCTGGTGCGCTGGCAGCATCCCACGCGGGGGTTTCTGCCGCCAGATACATTTATTCCTCTTTTCGAGCAGAATGGCTTTATCACGCAGCTTGACATTTTTGTGTGGAAAACCGTTTGCCGCCAGATGCGTGAATGGATTGACCAAGGGCACCGCTATGTTCCAGTTTCCATTAACATCTCGCGCGTAGATATTTACAATCCCCACCTGCCGGAAATCATCATGGACATTCTGAACCAGCAAAAGCTAGCGCCGGAATGCATCCATCTGGAAATCACAGAAACCGCTTATACAGACAATCCCAAGCAGCTGATTGCAACCGTGGAAAAATTGAAAGCTTACGGCCTGCATATTGATATGGATGACTTTGGCTCCGGCTACTCCTCTCTGAATATGCTCAGTGAAGTGCCGGTAGACACCCTCAAGCTGGATATGCGCTTCCTGCAGAACACCCAGAAAAGCAGCCGCGGCGGCAACATCCTATTCTTCATCATGAACCTTGCCAAATGGCTGGAAGTCAGCGTGATTGCCGAAGGCATTGAAACCGAAGCGCAGATGCTGTATTTGGGCAGTCTGGGCTGTGATTATGGACAGGGATACTACTTTGCCAAACCGATGCCGTATGCAGACTTTCAGAATCTGCTGTGCAGTCAGCTTGACCGGAATCAGTGCGTTTCAGTCAAGCCCACTTATCTGGGTGGCAGCAACTGCCTGATTTCGCAGAAAGAAATCTGGAAGATGGATTCCATTTTCAACCGAATTTTTCACTCCTTTATCGGGCCACTGGCGCTGTTTGAGTACCAAACCGACAAGCTGCTGCTCATTCGGGCCAATGATGCTTTCTGCAGCACCTGCAGCTTTGTCCGAAATTACATAGGAGAAAGTCTGACCACGATGTTCTGTGTGGATGACCCGGCGCGTTTTCAAACAAGGTTGGAGCACTGTGTGCGCACAGGTGAGCCTCTGACTGAAACATTTTACAGCATTCCGCGTAAAGAGTACACAGTGCCGATGCGGATGCAGGTCATTTGCCGCAACACCCAGAAGACACTGGTGCTCGCCTCAGCGCAGTTTCTCTCCAGTTCTCTGGAACTGGGCAGTTCCACGACTGCCTGA
- a CDS encoding Hpt domain-containing protein, which produces MSRLIDLLNVYGADTAVTMERFLQDEALYQSCLQSFSADPAFDELRRALQKQDFTAAFNAAHTLKGVAGNLGLTPLFNTISTLVEALRAKEFSNVVQQHKAICLEKERMESILLCHN; this is translated from the coding sequence ATGAGCCGGCTAATCGACTTGCTGAACGTTTACGGTGCTGATACCGCCGTTACCATGGAGCGCTTTCTGCAGGATGAGGCTCTGTACCAAAGCTGCCTGCAGAGTTTCAGCGCAGACCCGGCCTTTGACGAGCTGCGACGCGCTCTGCAGAAACAGGATTTTACCGCTGCATTCAACGCTGCTCACACGCTAAAAGGCGTGGCGGGAAACCTTGGGCTGACTCCGCTGTTCAACACCATCAGTACCCTGGTGGAAGCGCTGCGCGCCAAAGAGTTTTCTAATGTCGTGCAGCAGCACAAAGCCATCTGCCTGGAAAAGGAAAGAATGGAATCTATTCTGCTCTGCCATAATTAA
- a CDS encoding sn-glycerol-1-phosphate dehydrogenase, translating to MEISIASLKKPCICGKTHPLYVRDLWIESGALQRLPELTGSSRTAVLCDENTFAAAGKTVCALLPGCTCVKLPAAGLHANERGVALAKEHLQGSAPELLVAVGSGTIHDLTRFIAHEQKIPFISVPTAASVDGFVSTVAAMTWEGFKKTFPAVSPLYVVADTAVFSKAPQRLTASGVADLLGKYTALTDWKAAHLLTGEFICPHICELEDKALQALQDCIPDLAKGSEQAYETLMYGLLLSGLAMQMAGNSRPASGAEHHLSHLWEMEALNSYVDAYHGQKVGVGLLLVAEVYHRAAAKLRAGANVVPYHGIETALLREKLPKRLLHSILVENEPDPMGQIPDAALLEKAPALADLLDAVPSAASLSSILEQVGGVRTMADIGLDLARKTDSLRLSPYVRNRLTVMRLLKRYDFYEEVIR from the coding sequence ATGGAAATTTCAATCGCATCCTTAAAGAAGCCCTGTATCTGCGGCAAAACACACCCGCTTTACGTTCGTGACCTTTGGATTGAATCCGGTGCCCTGCAGCGGCTTCCGGAATTGACCGGCAGCAGCCGCACCGCGGTTCTCTGCGACGAAAACACCTTTGCCGCAGCCGGCAAGACTGTCTGTGCCCTGCTGCCCGGGTGCACCTGTGTGAAACTGCCTGCTGCGGGCCTGCACGCAAACGAACGCGGCGTTGCGCTTGCCAAGGAGCACCTGCAGGGAAGTGCGCCGGAACTTCTGGTGGCAGTCGGTTCCGGCACCATTCACGACCTGACCCGGTTCATCGCGCATGAACAGAAAATTCCATTCATTTCCGTACCGACAGCAGCCAGTGTGGATGGTTTTGTCTCCACGGTTGCGGCCATGACCTGGGAGGGATTCAAGAAGACATTCCCTGCGGTTTCCCCGCTGTATGTAGTGGCGGACACCGCTGTTTTTTCCAAGGCACCGCAGCGGCTCACCGCCTCTGGTGTAGCAGACCTGCTTGGAAAATACACCGCCCTAACAGACTGGAAAGCCGCACACCTGCTGACAGGCGAATTCATCTGCCCGCACATCTGCGAACTAGAGGACAAAGCGCTGCAGGCACTGCAGGACTGCATTCCTGACCTTGCGAAAGGCAGCGAGCAGGCGTACGAAACCCTGATGTACGGTCTGCTGCTGTCCGGCTTGGCCATGCAGATGGCAGGCAACAGCCGACCAGCTTCCGGTGCGGAGCACCATCTGTCCCATCTGTGGGAAATGGAAGCCCTTAATTCCTATGTAGATGCCTACCACGGTCAAAAAGTTGGTGTCGGTCTTTTGCTGGTAGCAGAAGTTTATCACCGTGCCGCAGCAAAGCTGCGCGCCGGCGCAAACGTTGTTCCGTATCACGGCATTGAAACCGCTCTGCTGCGGGAAAAGCTGCCGAAACGGCTTCTGCACAGTATTCTGGTGGAAAATGAGCCGGACCCCATGGGGCAGATTCCCGATGCTGCCCTGCTGGAAAAAGCCCCCGCACTTGCTGACCTTCTGGATGCGGTTCCCTCTGCCGCGTCACTTTCATCGATTCTGGAACAGGTCGGCGGTGTACGTACCATGGCGGACATCGGTCTGGACCTTGCGCGAAAAACAGATTCCCTACGTCTGTCGCCTTATGTACGCAACCGTCTGACGGTTATGCGGCTGTTAAAGCGATACGATTTTTATGAGGAGGTCATTCGCTGA